Proteins from one Malania oleifera isolate guangnan ecotype guangnan chromosome 4, ASM2987363v1, whole genome shotgun sequence genomic window:
- the LOC131154048 gene encoding uncharacterized protein LOC131154048 codes for MDAQRQGAAATRPPRQGGGGNFNAIVTVFISFIAIFSTILIPSSSTLKSGLSILHQVPEGHVGVYWRGGALLNIITDPGFHLKMPLITQFEPIQVTLQTDLVRDIPCGTKGGVMINFEKIEVVNRLRKDYVYDTLLNYGIHYDNTWIYDKIHHEINQFCSAHSLQQVYIDMFDQIDEKMKDALQVDCTRYAPGIEIISVRVTKPNIPDSIRRNFVQMEEERTKVLIAMERQKVSEKEAETNKKIAISEAEKNALVSKIQIEQKLMEKEGLKKQEGIENEMYMAREKSLTDANFYQAIKEAEANKLKLTSEYLELRFIDAIANNTKIFFGNKVPNMVFDQRLLGNFFQARNSEA; via the exons ATGGATGCGCAACGACAGGGAGCGGCTGCAACCCGACCACCTCGGCAAGGCGGCGGCGGCAATTTTAACGCCATTGTCACAGTTTTCATTTCCTTCATCGCCATCTTCTCCACG ATACTGATCCCATCATCATCAACTCTCAAAAGTGGCTTATCCATTTTACATCAAGTCCCAGAAGGACATGTTGGGGTTTATTGGAGAGGAGGTGCCCTCTTAAATATAATTACAGATCCAG GATTCCATCTGAAGATGCCCCTGATAACCCAATTTGAGCCCATTCAAGTGACCCTGCAAACTGATCTg GTAAGGGATATCCCATGTGGTACAAAGGGGGGTGTTATGATCAACTTTGAGAAGATAGAA GTTGTCAATAGGCTTCGTAAGGATTATGTGTATGACACACTGCTCAACTACGGTATTCATTATGACAACACATGGATATATGACAAGATTCATCACGAGATCAATCAATTTTGCAGTGCTCATTCCCTTCAACAAGTCTATATTGATATGTTTGATCAG attgATGAAAAAATGAAAGATGCTCTTCAAGTTGACTGTACACGCTATGCCCCAGGTATCGAAATTATCAGTGTACGTGTGACAAAGCCTAATATCCCAGATAGTATAAGGCGCAATTTTGTGCAAATGGAAGAGGAGCGCACTAAG GTTTTGATTGCAATGGAGAGACAGAAAGTAAGTGAGAAAGAGGCAGAGACAAATAAGAAGATAGCTATTAGTGAGGCTGAGAAGAATGCTCTAGTTAGTAAGATCCAGATAGAGCAGAAGTTGATGGAGAAGGAAGGTTTGAAAAAGCAAGAGGGGATTGAGAACGAGATGTACATGGCTCGGGAAAAGAGCTTGACTGATGCCAATTTCTACCA GGCTATAAAAGAAGCTGAGGCCAACAAGTTGAAGCTTACCTCCGAATATCTAGAACTCAGATTTATTGATGCCATAGCAAATAATACTAAAATCTTCTTTGGAAACAAG GTGCCAAATATGGTTTTTGATCAGAGGCTGCTCGGGAATTTCTTCCAAGCCAGGAATTCAGAAGCGTAA